The Streptomyces griseiscabiei genome includes a window with the following:
- a CDS encoding DUF4429 domain-containing protein, with translation MAEIIQRDGAWAFDGSTVRITPGLHRSVALFRQTYGEIAVPLEAVAGVVYEPERKRGRLRLRLREGSDPLLQATGGRLPDAADPYRLTVDLDRSGIAEYVAEEIRQSMLLERTPKEPAEVYLLPGPPVPVSVRSSDGTVSFDGTRVRIDWNDTSDRVKRATGPRIIDVGELARVEWLPNSGYEDGFLRFVTRETIFSKLPPERDPYALDLWGSTRRDLLTALVATAVTARLPHPSAHGADDHPAHPRIMEPSARSRPTPATPATPAAPDLHDVLLRRLRELGELHRDGVLTDEEFAVTKAAVLRGF, from the coding sequence ATGGCCGAGATCATCCAGCGGGACGGGGCCTGGGCCTTCGACGGCAGCACGGTCCGGATCACGCCGGGCCTGCACCGTTCCGTGGCGCTGTTCCGGCAGACGTACGGGGAGATCGCGGTCCCCCTGGAGGCGGTGGCCGGTGTCGTGTACGAGCCCGAACGCAAGCGCGGGCGGCTCCGGTTGCGGCTTCGCGAGGGCAGTGATCCGCTGCTCCAGGCCACCGGGGGGCGGCTCCCGGACGCGGCCGACCCGTACCGGCTGACGGTCGATCTCGACCGGTCCGGGATCGCCGAGTACGTGGCGGAGGAGATACGGCAGTCGATGCTGCTGGAGCGGACACCGAAGGAGCCCGCCGAGGTCTATCTCCTGCCCGGGCCGCCCGTGCCGGTGTCGGTGCGCTCCAGCGACGGCACGGTCTCGTTCGACGGCACGCGGGTCCGGATCGACTGGAACGACACCTCCGACCGGGTCAAGCGCGCGACCGGCCCGCGGATCATCGACGTCGGCGAACTGGCACGGGTCGAGTGGCTGCCCAACTCCGGTTACGAGGACGGGTTCCTGCGGTTCGTGACGCGCGAGACGATCTTCTCGAAGCTGCCGCCGGAGCGGGACCCGTACGCGCTCGACCTGTGGGGCAGTACGCGCCGGGACCTGCTGACGGCGCTCGTCGCCACCGCGGTCACGGCGCGGCTGCCCCATCCGTCCGCCCACGGTGCCGACGATCACCCGGCCCACCCCCGGATCATGGAACCCTCCGCCCGATCACGTCCCACCCCGGCCACTCCCGCCACCCCCGCCGCCCCGGACCTTCACGACGTGCTTCTCCGCCGTCTCCGTGAACTCGGTGAGCTGCACCGCGACGGCGTCCTCACGGACGAGGAGTTCGCCGTCACCAAGGCCGCCGTGCTGCGCGGCTTCTGA
- a CDS encoding DoxX family protein, with translation MTHDIRSDSHTPHFDGGPDWRDSATRYALLPLRIFLAVTFIYAGLDKLTDSAFMADSGSGSIGDMMRAARDSSAIPAMIDMALNNPVGFGYAIALGELAVGIGTLLGLLTRLAAVGGALISLSLWLTVSWSASPYYYGNDLPYLMAWLPLILAGAPVLSVDAAIRSRRHGGGSRHRANSYR, from the coding sequence ATGACTCACGACATTCGCTCGGACTCCCACACCCCCCACTTCGACGGCGGCCCGGACTGGCGGGACTCAGCCACCCGCTACGCCCTGCTGCCCCTGCGTATCTTCCTCGCCGTCACCTTCATCTACGCCGGCCTGGACAAACTCACCGACAGCGCCTTCATGGCGGACTCCGGCTCAGGCTCCATCGGCGACATGATGAGGGCCGCCCGAGACTCCTCCGCCATCCCAGCCATGATCGACATGGCCCTCAACAACCCTGTCGGCTTCGGCTACGCCATCGCCCTGGGTGAACTGGCCGTCGGCATCGGCACCCTCCTCGGCCTCCTCACCCGCCTCGCCGCGGTCGGCGGCGCCCTGATCTCCCTGAGCCTCTGGCTGACGGTCAGCTGGTCGGCTTCCCCGTACTACTACGGCAACGACCTCCCCTACCTCATGGCCTGGCTCCCCCTGATCCTCGCCGGCGCCCCGGTCCTCTCCGTGGACGCGGCCATCCGCTCCCGCCGCCACGGCGGCGGCAGCAGGCACCGCGCGAACTCCTACCGCTGA
- a CDS encoding PspC domain-containing protein, with protein sequence MTDHQHAAAEPGPGSGPDALRPPTEPQDAVPPPGTEEKAPRADGDAGAGAPADQAATAGPAGGTGHTGAARPTGAAGGAGHPPPGAPEAPGAPGPSIPGSAGRPDPDDPDAPVGGPAAPHKFRRDRRFKVLGGVCSGLGRQCDMDPVIFRVVLAVLAATGGLGLIFYGFAWLFVPYDDEEENEVRKLLTGRVGGHALTAVLFALVGCGVFLTLLSNTSVLTFSVVLSLLLAGAGYWSQHRGALDPDPLAAQAVADAPPEAQAPPVASAYPSWWRDPIVKDGTHVGGTGYLWGPWGSRDRDMAAAFNIAHGGPRPHQGIRVPRPPKPRGPRWTGGWIFLLALLAGGVGTGATWEDRALAASLQTGLACALTVFGLGIALSAFLGRTGAGSILLALVTAGLLACTAALPADITTDWVRREWTPRNAESVAARYELGTGVGTLDLSGVDLRKGDSLTTSVEVGAGKVKVVVPPDVTVRLDIEVGLGDIQLPGDDKEDVDVAPDKSDRLTLAPEKGSADGGTLTIDLEVGLGQAEVARAAS encoded by the coding sequence ATGACGGATCACCAGCACGCGGCAGCGGAGCCGGGCCCCGGCTCGGGTCCGGACGCCCTGCGGCCCCCCACCGAGCCGCAGGACGCCGTGCCCCCACCGGGCACGGAGGAAAAAGCGCCGCGCGCAGACGGGGACGCGGGCGCGGGCGCGCCCGCGGATCAAGCGGCCACCGCCGGTCCGGCCGGAGGCACCGGACATACGGGAGCCGCCCGGCCTACCGGGGCCGCCGGGGGTGCCGGCCATCCCCCTCCCGGTGCGCCCGAGGCGCCAGGAGCGCCCGGCCCGTCCATCCCCGGTTCGGCGGGCCGTCCAGATCCGGACGACCCTGATGCCCCTGTCGGCGGTCCCGCCGCCCCGCACAAGTTCCGCCGCGACCGGCGGTTCAAGGTGCTGGGCGGTGTCTGTTCCGGGCTCGGGCGGCAGTGCGACATGGACCCGGTGATCTTCCGGGTGGTGCTCGCGGTCCTCGCCGCGACCGGCGGCCTCGGTCTGATCTTCTACGGCTTCGCCTGGCTGTTCGTTCCCTACGACGACGAGGAGGAGAACGAGGTACGCAAGCTGCTGACCGGCCGGGTGGGCGGCCACGCCCTCACGGCCGTGCTCTTCGCCCTGGTCGGCTGCGGTGTCTTCCTCACCTTGCTGAGCAACACCAGCGTTCTGACGTTCTCCGTGGTCCTCTCCCTGCTCCTGGCCGGCGCGGGGTACTGGTCGCAGCACCGCGGCGCCCTCGACCCCGATCCGCTCGCCGCGCAGGCCGTGGCCGACGCGCCCCCGGAGGCCCAGGCGCCGCCCGTGGCCTCCGCCTACCCCTCCTGGTGGCGCGACCCGATAGTCAAGGACGGGACGCATGTGGGCGGCACGGGCTATCTGTGGGGGCCATGGGGGAGCCGCGACCGGGACATGGCGGCGGCGTTCAACATCGCCCACGGCGGGCCGCGCCCCCACCAGGGCATACGCGTCCCGCGCCCGCCGAAGCCACGCGGTCCGCGCTGGACAGGGGGCTGGATCTTCCTGCTCGCGCTGCTCGCCGGTGGTGTCGGCACCGGCGCGACCTGGGAGGACCGTGCCCTCGCCGCCAGTCTGCAGACCGGCCTGGCGTGCGCGCTGACCGTGTTCGGCCTGGGCATAGCCCTGAGCGCCTTCCTCGGCCGTACGGGAGCGGGGTCGATCCTCCTGGCCCTCGTCACGGCGGGGCTCCTGGCGTGCACGGCGGCGCTCCCGGCCGACATCACCACCGACTGGGTCCGCAGGGAGTGGACCCCACGGAACGCGGAGAGCGTGGCGGCCCGCTACGAGCTGGGGACCGGTGTGGGCACGCTGGACCTCTCCGGGGTGGACCTGCGGAAGGGGGACTCGCTGACCACGAGCGTGGAGGTCGGCGCGGGCAAGGTGAAGGTGGTGGTGCCGCCGGACGTCACCGTACGTCTCGACATCGAAGTGGGCCTCGGTGACATCCAGTTGCCGGGTGACGACAAGGAGGACGTGGACGTGGCACCCGACAAGAGCGATCGGCTGACGCTGGCCCCCGAGAAGGGCTCGGCCGACGGCGGCACACTCACCATCGACCTCGAAGTCGGTCTGGGGCAGGCGGAGGTGGCCCGTGCTGCGTCATGA
- a CDS encoding ATP-binding protein has translation MPEAAALPVDTPRPPRKLYRSSDGRWLGGVARGLAGHLGLPVTWVRLVFVGLFMSDGLGALVYAAFWFFVPLGVGGVDSQRPPALATETSPDGRRRLVARKPDRGQIVALLLMVVVAMVFVGNVNLGEGARAYLWPTVLVAAGVALVWRQADNARRARWAEVGRRRRTITLLRSVAGVLLVTAGVSGIFVLQGSAAHLGSVLQAALAVLVGIALLAGPYLVRMTQDLSEERLMRIRAQERAEVAAHVHDSVLHTLTLIQRNADSPNEVRRLARAQERDLRNWLYKPEGTGKDEDEEPDTLAEAVRRNAAEVEDKHGVPIEVVVVGDCPLDEGLTAQMQAAREAMVNAAKYGGEGGAVQVFAEVEGRTVFVSVRDRGPGFDLDAIPADRMGVRESIIGRMERNGGTARLRAVPDGGTEVELEMERAETTS, from the coding sequence ATGCCGGAAGCCGCAGCACTGCCAGTCGACACTCCGCGGCCCCCGCGCAAGCTCTACCGCAGCAGCGACGGACGCTGGCTCGGAGGCGTGGCGCGAGGGCTCGCCGGGCATCTCGGTCTGCCTGTGACCTGGGTGCGGCTCGTGTTCGTCGGCCTCTTCATGTCGGACGGCCTGGGCGCCCTCGTCTACGCGGCGTTCTGGTTCTTCGTCCCGCTCGGTGTCGGAGGCGTCGACAGCCAGCGGCCCCCGGCCCTCGCCACCGAGACCTCTCCCGACGGCCGCCGCAGACTCGTGGCCCGCAAGCCCGACCGCGGCCAGATAGTCGCCCTCCTCCTCATGGTCGTCGTGGCCATGGTCTTCGTCGGCAATGTGAACCTGGGGGAGGGGGCCAGGGCGTATCTCTGGCCGACCGTGCTCGTCGCGGCCGGTGTCGCCCTGGTCTGGCGCCAGGCGGACAACGCGCGCCGGGCCCGCTGGGCGGAGGTCGGCCGACGGCGGCGCACGATCACGCTGCTCCGTTCCGTGGCCGGCGTCCTGCTGGTCACCGCGGGTGTCTCCGGGATATTCGTCCTGCAGGGCTCGGCCGCCCACCTCGGCTCGGTGCTGCAGGCCGCGCTCGCGGTCCTCGTGGGCATAGCGCTGCTGGCCGGGCCGTACCTCGTCCGTATGACCCAGGACCTCTCCGAGGAGCGCCTGATGCGTATCCGCGCCCAGGAGCGCGCGGAGGTCGCGGCACACGTCCACGACTCGGTGCTGCACACGCTGACACTGATACAGCGCAACGCGGACAGCCCGAACGAGGTCCGCCGCCTCGCCCGCGCCCAGGAGCGCGACCTGCGGAACTGGCTGTACAAACCCGAGGGCACCGGAAAGGACGAGGACGAGGAGCCGGACACGCTCGCCGAGGCCGTGCGACGGAACGCGGCGGAGGTCGAGGACAAGCACGGCGTCCCCATAGAGGTGGTCGTCGTCGGCGACTGCCCCCTCGACGAAGGACTGACCGCGCAGATGCAGGCCGCGCGCGAGGCGATGGTGAACGCCGCCAAGTACGGTGGCGAGGGCGGCGCCGTGCAGGTCTTCGCCGAGGTCGAGGGAAGGACGGTCTTCGTGTCCGTCCGGGACCGCGGTCCCGGCTTCGACCTCGACGCGATACCCGCCGACCGCATGGGCGTCAGAGAATCGATCATCGGCCGTATGGAGCGCAACGGGGGTACGGCACGGCTCCGCGCCGTACCGGACGGCGGCACGGAGGTCGAGCTGGAGATGGAGAGGGCGGAGACGACGTCATGA
- a CDS encoding response regulator transcription factor produces the protein MSDANGANDTAAQSGSGTGPAGDQGGPAARGTNAAEGVPGESATAGPTATAAEGAGTEAGAAQPAAGAGAGPGAGVSGPGRHVRVVLVDDHRMFRTGVQAEIGQTDRTGVEVVGEAPDVDQAVSVITSTRPEVVLLDVHLPGGGGVEVLRRCSALMADAEQPVRFLALSVSDAAEDVIGVIRGGARGYVTKTITGTDLVDSIFRVQEGDAVFSPRLAGFVLDAFASTDAPPVDEDLDRLTQREREVLRLIARGYAYKEIAKQLYISVKTVESHVSAVLRKLQLSNRHELTRWATARRLV, from the coding sequence ATGAGTGACGCGAACGGGGCGAACGACACTGCCGCACAGAGCGGTTCGGGCACCGGCCCGGCAGGGGACCAGGGAGGCCCGGCCGCGAGGGGCACGAACGCGGCCGAGGGCGTGCCCGGCGAATCCGCCACGGCCGGGCCGACCGCCACGGCTGCGGAAGGAGCCGGAACCGAGGCCGGCGCCGCTCAGCCCGCTGCCGGGGCCGGCGCCGGACCCGGGGCCGGGGTCTCCGGGCCCGGGCGGCATGTCCGGGTCGTGCTGGTGGACGATCACCGGATGTTCCGGACGGGAGTCCAGGCCGAGATCGGGCAGACGGACCGCACGGGCGTGGAGGTCGTCGGGGAGGCGCCCGACGTGGACCAGGCGGTCTCGGTGATCACGAGTACCCGGCCCGAGGTGGTGCTCCTCGACGTGCATCTGCCCGGCGGCGGCGGGGTCGAAGTGCTGCGCCGCTGCTCGGCGTTGATGGCGGACGCCGAGCAGCCCGTCCGGTTCCTCGCCCTGTCCGTGTCGGACGCGGCGGAGGATGTGATCGGAGTGATCCGGGGAGGTGCGCGTGGCTATGTCACCAAGACGATCACCGGCACCGATCTGGTGGACTCCATCTTCCGGGTCCAGGAGGGAGACGCGGTCTTCTCCCCGCGTCTGGCCGGCTTCGTCCTGGACGCCTTCGCCTCCACGGACGCCCCGCCCGTCGACGAGGATCTCGACCGGCTCACCCAGCGCGAGCGCGAGGTCCTGCGTCTCATCGCCCGCGGCTACGCCTACAAGGAGATCGCCAAGCAGCTCTACATCTCGGTGAAGACGGTGGAGTCCCATGTCTCCGCCGTACTGCGGAAGTTGCAGCTCTCCAACCGGCATGAGCTGACGAGATGGGCGACGGCGCGACGCCTGGTCTGA
- a CDS encoding C40 family peptidase has protein sequence MAAHRKPRQRSLGGHTVRTAATFALAGAATATGFDGTGHADPQLTPDQVRAKVDKLYQEAEVATEKYNGAKEKADKAQENLEELRDQAARRTDRLNSARDELGSVAAAQYRGGGMDPSWQLALSADPDQYLDGAALAERVGSRHSADVASVRKQLLEIERLRGAARVELGTLKTRQSELKRHKKTVTSKLTDARQLLDRLGTEDPARLDAPGGTAGHASRSSASARRDLTGPASPVSASTGAPNSRAAAAVSYAYSKLGSPYVWGATGPNAFDCSGLTLAAYRAAGVSLPRTTYSQIAAGRRVARSELRPGDLVFFYSGISHVGIYVGNGQMIHAPNPSAPVRVAPLDEMPYAGATRVV, from the coding sequence GTGGCAGCGCACCGCAAGCCCAGACAGCGCTCACTCGGCGGCCACACGGTCCGCACGGCCGCGACGTTCGCCCTCGCGGGCGCGGCGACCGCGACCGGCTTCGACGGCACCGGGCACGCCGATCCACAGCTCACGCCCGACCAGGTCAGGGCGAAGGTGGACAAGCTCTACCAAGAGGCCGAGGTCGCCACCGAGAAGTACAACGGCGCGAAGGAGAAGGCCGACAAGGCGCAGGAGAACCTCGAAGAGCTGCGCGACCAGGCCGCCCGCCGCACCGACCGGCTCAACTCGGCCCGCGACGAACTCGGTTCGGTCGCGGCGGCGCAGTACCGGGGCGGGGGCATGGACCCGTCCTGGCAGCTCGCCCTCTCCGCCGACCCGGACCAGTACCTGGACGGCGCCGCCCTCGCCGAGCGCGTCGGCAGCCGGCACTCGGCCGATGTGGCGAGCGTACGGAAGCAACTGCTGGAGATCGAACGGCTGCGCGGCGCCGCCCGCGTCGAACTCGGCACGCTCAAGACCCGCCAGTCGGAGCTGAAGCGGCACAAGAAGACCGTCACCTCGAAACTGACCGACGCCCGGCAGTTGCTCGACCGGCTCGGCACCGAGGACCCGGCCCGGCTCGACGCCCCGGGCGGCACCGCCGGGCACGCCTCCCGCTCCTCCGCCTCGGCCCGCCGCGACCTCACCGGCCCCGCCTCCCCCGTCTCCGCGTCCACCGGGGCCCCCAACTCGCGCGCCGCCGCGGCCGTCTCCTACGCCTACTCCAAGCTCGGCAGCCCGTACGTCTGGGGCGCCACCGGCCCCAACGCCTTCGACTGCTCCGGCCTCACCCTCGCCGCCTACCGCGCCGCCGGTGTCTCCCTCCCCCGCACCACCTACTCCCAGATCGCCGCCGGCCGCCGCGTCGCCCGCTCCGAACTCCGCCCCGGCGACCTCGTCTTCTTCTACTCCGGCATCAGCCATGTGGGCATCTACGTCGGCAACGGCCAGATGATCCACGCCCCGAACCCATCGGCCCCGGTCCGCGTGGCCCCTCTCGACGAGATGCCGTACGCGGGGGCCACGCGGGTGGTCTGA